A single region of the Salicibibacter cibi genome encodes:
- the dapA gene encoding 4-hydroxy-tetrahydrodipicolinate synthase, producing MNVGRLVTAMVTPFDDNGEIDFHDVTKLINHLIANGTESLVVAGTTGESPTLSKEEKLSLFKHTVKVVNGRIPVIAGTGTSDTRASLALTQAAEQAGVDGIMLVTPYYSKPSQEGMYQHFKTIAASTDLPIMLYNVPGRTAVSLAPETIVRLSNIDNIEAVKEASGDTDAASFIIENAQDGFKLYGGDDSLTLPLMSVGSSGIVSVASHIVGKSMLQMIQNFSQGHIQMAAKQHRELLPVMKAMFMAPSPAPVKAALEMHNIVSGNLRLPLIRLNDEEQQLLYQTLQPKATFFVS from the coding sequence ATGAATGTAGGACGATTGGTTACAGCGATGGTTACTCCTTTTGATGACAACGGCGAGATTGATTTTCATGACGTCACCAAGTTGATTAACCATCTTATTGCGAATGGAACGGAGTCACTCGTTGTTGCAGGGACGACAGGGGAATCACCGACGTTATCAAAAGAGGAAAAATTGTCCTTATTTAAGCATACGGTAAAAGTAGTGAACGGAAGAATCCCTGTTATTGCCGGAACAGGGACGAGTGATACCCGTGCTTCGCTCGCGCTTACACAAGCGGCTGAGCAGGCGGGCGTCGATGGCATTATGCTCGTTACCCCTTATTACAGCAAACCTTCCCAAGAAGGGATGTATCAACACTTTAAAACCATTGCCGCTAGCACGGATTTACCGATCATGCTATATAATGTACCTGGCCGAACCGCTGTCAGTTTAGCACCGGAGACGATCGTCCGCTTATCCAACATCGATAACATCGAGGCCGTCAAAGAAGCGAGCGGAGACACCGACGCGGCTTCCTTCATTATTGAAAATGCCCAGGACGGTTTTAAACTATACGGTGGAGACGACAGTTTAACATTGCCGCTTATGTCCGTCGGGAGCAGCGGAATTGTTTCCGTCGCTTCACATATTGTCGGAAAGAGTATGTTGCAAATGATACAGAACTTCTCGCAAGGGCATATTCAAATGGCGGCTAAACAACACCGGGAATTATTGCCCGTCATGAAAGCGATGTTCATGGCTCCAAGCCCTGCACCGGTGAAAGCAGCATTGGAAATGCATAACATTGTATCCGGCAATCTGCGTTTGCCATTGATCCGATTAAATGATGAAGAACAGCAACTTTTATATCAAACCCTGCAACCAAAAGCTACTTTTTTCGTTAGTTAA
- a CDS encoding YhcN/YlaJ family sporulation lipoprotein, which yields MKKALALAMMAIFVISGCVQTQQDMGHTRNDDDPERELGINLQDHLGPASDLLVPDDGPGNLTKEGTQNSDSQRDYGWHENRTNAVKIGRVNDHPRLNNDAESLHDQVQEINQQYEGEQEDLTIVKEKIEMLEPVSNAYVVSHDGRLYIGIEGASVDDEQLGRAISSLVNEEDVVWHTDRRAVNRIRAAEKTMDPNSGFGAHGWLEDVEYELQKLGDDWTH from the coding sequence ATGAAAAAAGCCCTCGCCTTGGCGATGATGGCAATATTCGTAATCAGCGGTTGTGTCCAAACGCAACAGGACATGGGGCATACCAGGAACGATGACGATCCCGAACGTGAGCTTGGCATTAATTTGCAAGATCATCTCGGTCCTGCCTCCGATTTGTTGGTGCCTGATGACGGCCCAGGGAATTTAACAAAAGAAGGAACGCAGAATAGCGATAGCCAACGGGATTACGGTTGGCATGAAAACCGTACCAACGCTGTAAAAATTGGCCGAGTGAACGATCACCCGCGTTTAAATAATGACGCTGAAAGTCTTCATGACCAAGTACAGGAAATTAATCAACAATACGAAGGAGAACAAGAAGACCTTACCATCGTTAAAGAAAAAATTGAAATGCTTGAACCAGTATCCAATGCTTATGTCGTTTCGCACGACGGCCGTTTATATATAGGGATCGAAGGCGCTTCGGTAGATGATGAACAATTGGGACGGGCAATCTCTTCCCTAGTCAATGAAGAAGATGTTGTATGGCATACGGATCGCAGAGCCGTGAACCGTATTCGTGCGGCGGAGAAAACAATGGATCCCAATAGTGGATTCGGCGCTCATGGCTGGCTCGAGGACGTCGAGTACGAATTACAAAAATTGGGGGACGATTGGACGCATTAA
- a CDS encoding diacylglycerol/lipid kinase family protein — translation MYHFIVNKVSGNGKGLSIWKDVEKILAVTQLNYQVFFTNYPSHATEISKKINNGVIIVIGGDGTIHEVINGLIKSNIPMGIIAAGSGNDFARALNIPMNAAEAFESILAGNERTVDVGRIGDKSCATVIGIGFDGQVAQTVNASKTKKWMKFFRPGKMSYIISVFKVLFDYKPANISIKIDDKTEEMMDVWLVAVANFPYYAGGMAICPNAKGNDGYFELCVVHGMSKLQFIRTFPGVFKGKHVSHPSIKMLTGKQIEISSSSTMIVHGDGEIIGETPIKINMEENALRVV, via the coding sequence TTGTATCATTTTATTGTCAATAAGGTTTCGGGAAATGGGAAAGGCTTGTCGATTTGGAAGGACGTTGAAAAAATTCTTGCTGTTACACAGTTGAATTATCAGGTTTTTTTTACAAACTATCCTTCGCATGCGACAGAGATCAGCAAAAAAATTAACAACGGGGTTATCATTGTCATTGGCGGAGATGGAACCATACATGAAGTCATCAACGGATTGATAAAATCGAATATCCCTATGGGGATCATCGCCGCCGGGTCGGGGAATGATTTTGCCAGAGCATTGAACATTCCCATGAATGCAGCGGAAGCATTCGAATCGATATTGGCAGGAAATGAACGTACCGTTGATGTTGGACGAATCGGAGATAAAAGCTGTGCTACTGTTATCGGAATCGGTTTTGACGGACAAGTAGCCCAAACCGTAAACGCTTCTAAAACAAAAAAGTGGATGAAGTTTTTTCGTCCGGGGAAAATGTCTTACATCATCAGTGTTTTTAAAGTTTTGTTCGATTATAAGCCGGCCAACATATCGATAAAAATCGATGATAAAACGGAGGAAATGATGGATGTATGGCTGGTTGCCGTTGCAAATTTCCCCTATTACGCAGGTGGAATGGCCATTTGTCCGAACGCAAAAGGGAACGATGGCTATTTCGAGCTCTGTGTTGTTCATGGAATGTCGAAGCTCCAATTTATCCGAACATTCCCCGGTGTATTTAAGGGAAAACATGTAAGCCATCCATCCATCAAAATGCTTACCGGAAAGCAAATTGAAATTTCCTCCTCGTCAACCATGATTGTGCATGGGGACGGTGAAATTATCGGGGAAACGCCGATAAAAATTAATATGGAAGAAAATGCTTTGCGCGTGGTTTAA
- a CDS encoding lysophospholipid acyltransferase family protein, whose amino-acid sequence MVYWLFKPIGIMVLHCFYKINMIGREHIPDGSFIIAANHHSNVDPIILSGMFKRPIHFLAKNELFNHPFTNWFLRRLHAIPVDRKSGIVIRPVRHSLNVIRRGEWFGIFPEGKRCKIGETVRPKKGVAFLSRKSSVPILPVAIVWGNKTLWQTPITLVIGKPIEPGHFPNTDNHALAQLVMDQIKELAEKEGQRVGSPSKNNDRAPRLNRES is encoded by the coding sequence ATGGTTTATTGGTTGTTTAAACCGATCGGAATAATGGTTTTACATTGTTTCTATAAAATAAACATGATCGGGCGAGAACATATCCCCGACGGTTCCTTCATCATTGCCGCCAATCACCATAGCAATGTCGACCCGATTATTCTCTCCGGAATGTTTAAGCGGCCGATTCATTTTTTGGCAAAAAATGAATTGTTTAATCATCCGTTTACCAATTGGTTTTTACGCCGGCTTCATGCCATCCCTGTTGACCGTAAAAGCGGGATCGTCATTCGGCCAGTACGCCATTCCTTAAATGTTATTAGGCGCGGGGAATGGTTTGGAATATTTCCTGAAGGAAAAAGGTGCAAAATAGGCGAAACGGTGCGTCCCAAAAAAGGGGTGGCGTTTTTAAGCCGGAAATCTTCTGTACCGATATTGCCTGTTGCGATTGTTTGGGGAAACAAAACATTATGGCAAACCCCGATCACCCTTGTGATTGGAAAACCTATCGAACCGGGTCATTTTCCAAACACCGACAATCATGCATTGGCGCAATTGGTGATGGACCAAATTAAAGAGCTTGCTGAAAAAGAGGGACAGCGGGTTGGAAGCCCCTCTAAGAATAATGATAGAGCTCCCCGTTTGAACCGTGAGTCTTAG